AGGGGCGTGGCATAAAAGCCCGAGTGTTTCGGTTTGAGGATAAAGTAGTCGTCTTCCTTAGGTCTCAGCATCTTCACGATGGGCTTGCCTCGCACATTCGATTCCAGGCCGTGCGACACCAGTGTTTCCAGGCTGGATCGCCAGCGACCAAAATTGTCGTTGACATAAACGCACGGAATGCCGGCGCGGCTGGCGCGCGCCTTGAACTCGATCAGGCACCTGGCCATGTTGAGCGCGGATTCGAACAGGCGGTCGGCGCCCGGAAACTCCAGATCGTTAATCACATCCACGATCAACAGCGCGGTACCGGCGCTATCTGGCGCGTTTCCATGAAGATCTTTGTCAGTCATTTTGTGTGTCCAATGTCGTCGCCAGATTACCCGGCAAAGAGCAATCCTGATGCCAGATTGATCTGTTTTAGCGCCCGCGTTGCCTTGCTTGGCATGAACCAGCAGGCGAGATGACTGCTCGATAGGTCGGCTCGGCGCTGGCTCGGCCCTGGGGTGTCGACGCGCGGTGCGTAAAAGTCGAAACTAGACGCGTCTGTGTTCAGTCAAGGGTCGGCGTTATGCCCCAACCGTTTCTCTCGATCTATACCCACAGGTTCATCCGCGCGGCCGTGTGCGTGCCGTTCGTGCGGGTGGCCGATCCCGCGTTCAATGTAGAGCAGGCCCTGGGCCTGGCGTGTCGCGCCTCGGAGATGAACGCCGCGGTCGCACTCTTTCCGGAACTCGGCATTTCGGCCTATTCCAGCGAAGACCTGTTTCATCAGGACGCATTGCTGGACGGCGTCGAAACGGCCCTCGCCCAACTCGTCGCGGCGAGCCGCGATCTTTCGCCGGTGTTGCTGGTCGGCGCGCCGCTGCGGTTCGAGGGCAAGCTGTTCAACTGTGCGTTCGTTGTGTACCGCGGGCGGCTGCTGGGTGTGGCGCCCAAGTCCTATCTGCCCAACTACCGCGAGTTTTACGAGAAGCGTCAGTTCACCTCCGCGCGCGCTGCCGTCGCGACGGAAGTTGAATTCGGGGGCGAGTGCGTCCCATTCGGCAACGATCTGATCTTCAAAGCATCGAACGTCAAGGATTTCTCGCTGCACGTGGAGATCTGCGAAGACTTGTACGCGCCGATCCCGCCCAGCACCTACGCCGCGCTCGCCGGTGCTACCGTGCTGGCGAATCTTTCGGCCAGCAACATCACGATCGGCAAGGCCGACTATCGCCGCGGCCTGTGCGCCTCACAGTCGGGCAAGTGCCTCGCGGCATACCTTTACTCCGCGGCCGGGCCCGGCGAGTCCACCACCGATCTGGCCTGGGACGGGCACGCCATCATTTACGAGAACAACGAACTACTGGCCGAAGCCCAGCGTTTCTGCTCGGACGAGCAAATCATTACCGCCGACATCGATCTCGAACGACTCGCGCAGGAGCGCATGCGCATGACCAGCTTCAACGATTCGGTCGGCGCGCATCTGGAGCGCGTGCGCGGCATGCGCCGCGTATCATTCGAGTTCGAAGCGCCCGTAGGCGAAATCCCGCTGCTACGGCGCATCGAGCGCTTCCCCTACGTGCCCAATGCCCCGGACGCGCGTGATGAACGCTGCTTCGAGGCGTACAACATTCAAGTGCACGGGCTTATGAAGCGGCTCACCAGCGCCGGCATCGAACGGATCATCATAGGCGTGTCCGGCGGGCTGGACTCCACGCACGCACTGATCGTGGCCGCCCGCACCATGGACCGGCTGAAACTGCCACGCGAGAACATCCTCGCTTATACCATGCCGGCCTTTGCAACCAGCACCGGCACACGCGACAACGCGCACAAGCTGATGCGCGCGCTGGGCGTGAGCGCGAGTGAGATCGATATCAAGCCGTCATGCGTGCAGATGCTCAAAGACATCGGCCACCCCTACGCAAGGGGCGAGGCAGAATATGACGTCACGTTCGAGAACGTGCAGGCTGGCGAACGTACATCGCATCTGTTCCGGCTCGCCAACCTGCATCAGGGGCTGGTGCTCGGTACGGGAGATTTAAGCGAACTGGCGCTGGGCTGGGCGACCTACGGCGTGGGCGATCATATGTCGCACTACAACGTGAATGCCTCGGTGCCGAAAACACTCATGCAGCACCTGATCCGTTGGGTGATCGGCTCCCGGCAGTTCGACGAGGACACCGGCGCCACGCTGCGGGATATCCTCGACACCGAGATCTCGCCGGAACTCGTGCCTGGCGATAAAGATCAAGACCACCCGGCGCAGAGTACCGAGGAGAAAATCGGCCCGTATGAGTTGCAGGATTTCAATCTTTACTACGTATTGCGCTTCGGCTTCCGGCCCAGCAAGGTGGCGTTTCTGAGTTTAACCGCGTGGGGCGACAGGACCAAAGGCGACTGGCCCGCGAGCTTGTCCGTCGAGGCGCGGCATGAGTACGATCTCGCGACGATCAGGAAATGGCTGGAAGTGTTTCTCTACCGCTTCTTCAAGATCAGCCAGTTCAAGCGCTCCTGCTTGCCGAACGGGCCCAAGGTCGGCTCGGGCGGCTCGCTCTCGCCCAGAGGTGACTGGCGCGCGCCTTCGGACTCGGAGGCGACGGTGTGGCTGGAGGAATTACGACGAAATACTCAGGACTAGTGGACGTCGGCAGGGGGCAACAGCGGCGCGGCGGAGGTGGCCGGCAGGTGGTACTGAAGATGCAGCGCCGGGCGCGCGAGAATCAGCTCCGGCTCGCTTGCAACGATGTTGAAGACTACCGGAGATCCATTTTCAAGCTCGACCGTTATCCGATCTCCCGATGGCTTGTTCCGGTACGTGCCTATGCGAATAGCGCTGGCTTCCCGCCAGGCGCGCAACGTGTCCTTGATTGCTCGCGGCGGAAACGCCGCTGGTGATGTTTTCCAGCTACCATCTTGCGCACGGCTGATGTCTATGTCCGGTAACCGCAGCGCCCGGATTCTCACGGCCATGGGCAGTAACGCGGTGGAAGCGTAGGCCGCCGCGCCCGAGTTTTCCAGATCGAGCAGGACATCGCTGATCAGGTGCATTGTGCGACCGGTTTGCACATAGCGTAGCTGGTTGACTGGGTTGATCCGCCCGAATGCGATCGATTTGCCGTTCAGTTTAACGGTAACGCCCGGGTTCGCCAGGCCAAAGCGCGCGAGCTTGAGCGAAGCGGCAGGGTAGCGCGTATCACCAGTCGTGATCGCCAGGTCCAGCACCGACGCGACGCGCGCCGGGTTCGCGCGGACTACAATCGGCGATGTCACCCACCAGTGTCGATGGCGCTTTTCAAGGCGGATGACCGGTTTGCGCCTGCGCTCGATAACGATGTGGTTTACAGCCTCCGCATCGATTCGCAGCAGACGCGCATCCGTCTGGCCCGGCCTCAGCCAGGCGACCGCCGCCAGCCCGGCGAGCACGACCAGCAGCCCGATATTCAACCATGCGCGCGCCGTCATCTGGCGGTCACCGTAGGGGAACCATTACCGCCGGCGGCGGCGCAGCCAGATCAACAGGCCCACCGACACCAGTGCTATGGGCAGCACGGTCAGGAAGAAAAATGCCACCGCGAAAATCTGTGTATTCCCCAGTGTAAGCACCGTGTCGGGGGCGCCTTTGGGGTTGATGGCGATCAGCTCGTCGTCGCGCGCCAGCCAGTCAAAGAGATTGGAGGCCAGCGCCAGGTTCTCGCCGTTGCCGATGTAGCCGTTCGCCAGGAAATCGCTGTCGCCCACTACCGCCACGCGCTGCTCCAGATCCCCACGCTCGCGGGTCAGCCCCAGCGCCAGGGTCAGCGGGCCGGCGCGATCACCGTTTTGACTGCTGAAGCTGATTTCCTTACCCGTGAGGCTGCCTGTTTCCGACCAGGTGCGCGCCAGCGTGGTGAGTATCGGAGCGGCACTCCAGTCCGTAGCGGTTCCGGTATCGAGCGCGGTGGCGAAGGGAAACAGGGTTTGCGCGGACAGGCCCTCGGTCACAGGATGCGTACCGTAATCCACCACCGGCACCACCGCGGGGTGCTGAATGCCCAGCATCTGGCGCAGCTCCGGGTTCGCGTCGACCAGCACGCCGTCGATGAATTCGATACCCAGCTCGCGGGCTAGCGGTCCCGTACCCGCTGGTTCATCCGGGTCGCGCAGCCACAGCAGGTTGCCGCCGCCGCGCACGTAGTCGCGCAGTTTCGCGACCTCGCCCGGCAGCAGCGCTTTGCGCGGCGAGGCGATCACCAGCAGGGTGGTATTGTCCGGGATCTGCGGATCGCGGATGAGATTGAGCGTGCGCACCTGCATACCGCCACGGGTGAGATTGTCGTTCAGGCGGCTGAAGCCGGGGTTGATCTCGGCTTCCGGATCGCGTTCGTCATGGCCTTCCAGAAACACTACCCAGCGAGGAGCGTCGCGCGCAAGCCGTTGCAGCGCCTCGGCCAGGGTTTGCTCGCTCATGTCGTCCACGGTCTCGGTGCGCTCGCCGACCGTTACCGCCATTTGTCCGGTGCTAGTGACACCGGCCGCCTGCGCGCGCTCCGGCTCCAGATCGGGATTGCTGAAACTGATGTTCAAGTCCGGCCTGAAGCGCTTATATTTCCCCAGCGTCTCCTCGATGCGGTCGCGCAAGGTCGCGTCTTCGGGCACGAACGCGGTAATCGAAATCGGCTCGGCTATGGTCGCCAGCAGTTGCTGACTGTCCTCCGACAACGTGTTGCGATTGCCCGCGGTCCAGTCCGCCTGATACCTGTACGCGGTGCTGAGCCACGCCAGCAGGCCGATGACACCGATGAACAGCATGACGAATAGGCCGTTCTGCAGGCGCAGCCGCCAGCGCGACCTGGGGGTGATTTCCATCAGACCTTCATCGCGCCAGGCGTTCGTTGTCCAGCCGCCGGATGGTCAGGATCAGGAACGCGGCGCTGAACAGGAGGTAGTAAATTAAATCGCTGCTGTCGAACAGGCCCTGCAGAAAGGAGAGAAAATGGCCGAAATGCGAGAGATAGATAAACAGCTCGCTGGCCGTGCCCTCGGCGCTGCCGGACATGTAAAGCACGACCAGCAACATGAGCAGCCCGACGCTCGCGACCGCGGCGATCAGAGGCGTTCGCACCTGCGCGGAGATGAACAGGCCCGCGGCCAGAAACGAGGCGATCATCAAAAACAGACCCAGCATGCCGGCGCCGAACTTGCCCCAGTCGAGCTGCGTGCCGCCCAGTAGCGACAGCGGCATCAGCGCGATCAGGGCCAGCAGCCCCAGGGTGAAGATCAGCAGGCTCAGATATTTACCCAGCACGATCTCGGTGACGGACAACGGCGCGCTGGTCAGCAGGGTGAGACTGCCCAGGGCGCGTTCCTCGCTGAAGATGCGCATGGTCAACAATGGCGACACGGCAAGCATCACCACGCCGGCCCAGAACAGCACCGGCGCCAGCACGG
The window above is part of the Gammaproteobacteria bacterium genome. Proteins encoded here:
- a CDS encoding cysteine hydrolase; protein product: MTDKDLHGNAPDSAGTALLIVDVINDLEFPGADRLFESALNMARCLIEFKARASRAGIPCVYVNDNFGRWRSSLETLVSHGLESNVRGKPIVKMLRPKEDDYFILKPKHSGFYATPLPILLDHLGAKRLIMTGLTADSCVLFTANDAYVREYELCVPADCVASIDPELNEQSLRHMRSVLRADIALSTELDLGARA
- a CDS encoding NAD(+) synthase, whose amino-acid sequence is MPQPFLSIYTHRFIRAAVCVPFVRVADPAFNVEQALGLACRASEMNAAVALFPELGISAYSSEDLFHQDALLDGVETALAQLVAASRDLSPVLLVGAPLRFEGKLFNCAFVVYRGRLLGVAPKSYLPNYREFYEKRQFTSARAAVATEVEFGGECVPFGNDLIFKASNVKDFSLHVEICEDLYAPIPPSTYAALAGATVLANLSASNITIGKADYRRGLCASQSGKCLAAYLYSAAGPGESTTDLAWDGHAIIYENNELLAEAQRFCSDEQIITADIDLERLAQERMRMTSFNDSVGAHLERVRGMRRVSFEFEAPVGEIPLLRRIERFPYVPNAPDARDERCFEAYNIQVHGLMKRLTSAGIERIIIGVSGGLDSTHALIVAARTMDRLKLPRENILAYTMPAFATSTGTRDNAHKLMRALGVSASEIDIKPSCVQMLKDIGHPYARGEAEYDVTFENVQAGERTSHLFRLANLHQGLVLGTGDLSELALGWATYGVGDHMSHYNVNASVPKTLMQHLIRWVIGSRQFDEDTGATLRDILDTEISPELVPGDKDQDHPAQSTEEKIGPYELQDFNLYYVLRFGFRPSKVAFLSLTAWGDRTKGDWPASLSVEARHEYDLATIRKWLEVFLYRFFKISQFKRSCLPNGPKVGSGGSLSPRGDWRAPSDSEATVWLEELRRNTQD
- a CDS encoding ABC transporter permease encodes the protein MILTIASGELRRMFYTPLAWVILAAVLLVLGLLFLFLVDNYLNIIQPQLMGVPGAPGVTDTVLAPVLFWAGVVMLAVSPLLTMRIFSEERALGSLTLLTSAPLSVTEIVLGKYLSLLIFTLGLLALIALMPLSLLGGTQLDWGKFGAGMLGLFLMIASFLAAGLFISAQVRTPLIAAVASVGLLMLLVVLYMSGSAEGTASELFIYLSHFGHFLSFLQGLFDSSDLIYYLLFSAAFLILTIRRLDNERLAR
- a CDS encoding DUF4340 domain-containing protein, which codes for MTARAWLNIGLLVVLAGLAAVAWLRPGQTDARLLRIDAEAVNHIVIERRRKPVIRLEKRHRHWWVTSPIVVRANPARVASVLDLAITTGDTRYPAASLKLARFGLANPGVTVKLNGKSIAFGRINPVNQLRYVQTGRTMHLISDVLLDLENSGAAAYASTALLPMAVRIRALRLPDIDISRAQDGSWKTSPAAFPPRAIKDTLRAWREASAIRIGTYRNKPSGDRITVELENGSPVVFNIVASEPELILARPALHLQYHLPATSAAPLLPPADVH
- a CDS encoding GldG family protein, with the protein product MEITPRSRWRLRLQNGLFVMLFIGVIGLLAWLSTAYRYQADWTAGNRNTLSEDSQQLLATIAEPISITAFVPEDATLRDRIEETLGKYKRFRPDLNISFSNPDLEPERAQAAGVTSTGQMAVTVGERTETVDDMSEQTLAEALQRLARDAPRWVVFLEGHDERDPEAEINPGFSRLNDNLTRGGMQVRTLNLIRDPQIPDNTTLLVIASPRKALLPGEVAKLRDYVRGGGNLLWLRDPDEPAGTGPLARELGIEFIDGVLVDANPELRQMLGIQHPAVVPVVDYGTHPVTEGLSAQTLFPFATALDTGTATDWSAAPILTTLARTWSETGSLTGKEISFSSQNGDRAGPLTLALGLTRERGDLEQRVAVVGDSDFLANGYIGNGENLALASNLFDWLARDDELIAINPKGAPDTVLTLGNTQIFAVAFFFLTVLPIALVSVGLLIWLRRRRR